One Amaranthus tricolor cultivar Red isolate AtriRed21 chromosome 1, ASM2621246v1, whole genome shotgun sequence DNA window includes the following coding sequences:
- the LOC130797985 gene encoding expansin-like A2 — protein MAVFLSFFFFFILFSSANAASPSSCEQCVLAKATFFRTSKALSSGACGYGPLALNFYGGHLAAAHPSIYKKGESCGACFQIRCKKSGLCKGTGTSIIVTDLHPDKTNTTDFVLSSRAYRAMALPGKDTQLLQLGIADVEYKRVPCVYKRKKLALQVEKFSKPSNYLAIKILYQGGQTPILGAEVASVDQPSTWVSLSRNYGAVWDTDKAPTGKLTFRFIINSGFDAQYFYTNDGVLPANWKPGVIYNSTVQINNIGFIGCTPNCKPWK, from the exons atggCTGTTTTCCTcagcttcttcttcttcttcattttgtTCTCATCTGCTAACGCTGCTTCTCCTTCTTCTTGTGAGCAATGTGTCCTTGCTAAAGCTACTTTCTTTCGTACCTCTAAAGCTCTTTCAT CTGGAGCTTGTGGGTATGGTCCTTTAGCTCTCAATTTCTATGGTGGACATCTTGCTGCTGCTCACCCTTCTATTTATAAAAAAGGTGAAAGTTGTGGTGCTTGCTTTCAG ATAAGATGCAAGAAAAGTGGTCTTTGCAAAGGAACAGGAACAAGTATAATTGTGACTGATCTCCACCCTGATAAGACCAACACCACAGATTTTGTGCTAAGCAGCAGAGCTTACAGGGCCATGGCTTTACCTGGAAAGGACACACAACTTTTACAGCTTGGCATTGCCGACGTCGAATATAAAAG GGTACCCTGTGTGTACAAACGTAAAAAGTTGGCTCTCCAGGTGGAAAAATTCAGCAAACCTTCCAACTATTTGGCCATCAAAATCCTCTACCAAGGCGGTCAAACCCCAATCCTAGGAGCTGAAGTAGCTTCG GTTGATCAACCAAGTACCTGGGTTTCGTTGAGTCGAAACTATGGTGCAGTGTGGGACACAGACAAAGCCCCAACCGGGAAACTAACATTCAGGTTCATAATAAACTCGGGCTTTGATGCTCAGTACTTCTATACTAATGATGGAGTTTTGCCTGCAAATTGGAAACCTGGTGTCATATACAACTCTACTGTCCAAATCAACAACATTGGCTTCATTGGTTGTACTCCTAATTGTAAACCATGGAAATAG
- the LOC130797994 gene encoding expansin-like A1, producing the protein MALFLCLFFLLFSSASAACNQCVLAKAAFFGSDKALIGGACGYGPLALNFYAGHVAAALPPIFQNGVGCGACYQIRCKNTAVCNRAGTTIVVTDIHTDKTNTTDFVLSSRAFRAMALPGKDTQVLQLGITEVEYKRVPCVYKGQNLAFRVEEFSHPPNYLAIKILYQGGQTTISGAEVAAVGKPSNWIPMSRNYGAVWDTSKAPTGNLMFRFIIKSGIKNQYFVTNPVLPPNWKPGVIYNSKVQITNVALDGCTPCKPW; encoded by the exons atggcTCTTTTTCTCTgcctcttttttcttttgttctcCTCTGCCTCAGCTGCTTGCAACCAATGTGTCTTAGCTAAAGCTGCTTTCTTTGGTAGTGATAAAGCTCTCATCG GTGGAGCTTGTGGGTATGGTCCTTTAGCTTTGAACTTTTATGCTGGACATGTTGCTGCTGCTCTTCCTCCTATTTTTCAGAATGGTGTTGGTTGTGGTGCTTGCTATCAG ATAAGATGCAAGAACACTGCTGTTTGCAATAGAGCAGGAACAACAATTGTGGTCACTGATATCCATACTGACAAGACCAACACTACTGATTTTGTGCTAAGTAGCAGAGCCTTTAGGGCTATGGCCTTACCTGGAAAGGACACACAAGTCTTACAACTCGGGATTACAGAAGTCGAATATAAGAG GGTGCCCTGTGTCTACAAAGGTCAAAACTTGGCTTTTCGAGTGGAAGAGTTCAGCCATCCTCCCAACTATTTGGCAATCAAAATCCTCTACCAAGGCGGTCAAACCACTATCTCAGGCGCTGAAGTAGCTGCA GTTGGTAAACCAAGCAACTGGATTCCCATGAGCCGAAATTATGGGGCAGTTTGGGACACAAGCAAGGCTCCAACCGGAAACCTAATGTTCAGGTTTATCATCAAATCAGGCATCAAGAATCAATACTTCGTTACGAATCCAGTCCTGCCCCCGAACTGGAAGCCTGGTGTCATATATAACTCTAAGGTGCAAATCACTAATGTTGCTCTAGATGGTTGCACTCCTTGCAAACCCTGGTAG